A window of the Bufo gargarizans isolate SCDJY-AF-19 chromosome 1, ASM1485885v1, whole genome shotgun sequence genome harbors these coding sequences:
- the HPS4 gene encoding Hermansky-Pudlak syndrome 4 protein yields MATPLISGPRAVSWMNYFFLYDGSKVKGEGDPTRHGINYFYPTQTVIDQQELLCGQIAGVVRCLTEISGSPPNLIRLRKQKFAIQVHGEYLWALGCSLDVSDVTCKCFLEDLIGLFRFYNGPLWHAYQVRSQAELSEEWNLYLEHIQNTSDLHRIFNSLSHVDKTKVDPLLLLKAALILQTCQRFPHVLAGCIMYNNRIVSTQLPPALTSRVLFQTLVQKSPSSTFQGQDALLPQDVYMIPVFVMEKEATALRQYPVQWMTRIPSSSRRSSSISNSLSEEAQVNQSHVSEGESFDKEKINVESASLLLEDVSQESAEDVRAKNDSIASDAELLGTMIHVPMQSSSLCEPTNTLNTGGEDKKIIVKECSSSDDVFIDSLKNSSLMTSEDQTKLLVSKQDLQSECEHLSTGSFVSCYSTNELEKEESVSSFLEESQVTVNKKDDLLTMEEKSGDHHVVKSAESRLEMLHITEGDTQGDGKDAETSESYESTNTENGQSDKFCNFTDWTLTLSSNPPSSSSKLVQMVLYVHNVKGLVLSLIGESDFKYIKETIQDVYDSTLASLNGLEVHLKETLPVDNNNLSKSTYNFTHYDSIQNTLTANLPSASSTSDQFQRAANLIHSDFSVCSTLQEMTVRNASSSVYGCQSIVHETYFQQLSPLYRNSGAPDPQDTAFMLHSRAKQKLLKHGLNLL; encoded by the exons ATGGCAACTCCCCTTATTTCTGGGCCCAGAGCGGTGTCATG GATGAATTATTTTTTCCTCTATGATGGATCAAAGGTAAAGGGAGAAGGAGACCCCACAAGGCATGGGATTAATTACTTCTATCCCACTCAG ACAGTTATTGACCAGCAGGAGTTGCTGTGTGGACAGATAGCCGGAGTTGTTCGCTGCCTGACTGAGATATCCGGCTCTCCTCCCAATCTTATTCGGTTACGAAaacaaaaatttgcaattcagGTGCATGGGGAGTATTTGTGG gccctgggatGCTCGCTGGATGTTTCTGATGTTACTTGCAAGTGTTTCTTGGAGGATCTGATCGGACTGTTCCGGTTTTATAATGGACCGCTATGGCATGCTTACCAG GTTCGTTCCCAAGCGGAGCTGAGCGAGGAATGGAATCTATACCTAGAACACATACAGAACACCTCAGACCTGCACAGGATCTTCAACTCCCTCAGCCATGTGGATAAAACTAAA GTAGATCCACTTCTCTTACTGAAAGCCGCCCTGATCCTGCAGACATGTCAGCGGTTTCCCCATGTTCTCGCTGGCTGCATCATGTATAACAATCG AATAGTGAGTACCCAGCTGCCTCCTGCGCTGACTTCCAGGGTTCTCTTTCAGACCCTTGTGCAAAAA tcacccTCGAGCACCTTCCAGGGACAAG ATGCCTTATTACCTCAGGATGTCTACATGATCCCAGTGTTCGTCATGGAAAAAGAAGCCACCGCACTTCGCCAGTACCCAGTTCAGTGGATGACCAG AATACCAAGTTCCTCAAGAAGAAGTTCAAGTATTTCTAACAGCCTCAGCGAAGAAGCCCAAGTTAACCAGTCTCATGTCTCAGAAGGGGAATCCTTTGATAAAGAGAAAATTAATGTTGAATCTGCTTCATTACTACTGGAAGATGTTTCCCAGGAGTCAGCAGAAGATGTCCGAGCTAAAAATGACAGTATTGCCTCAGATGCTGAGCTTCTGGGAACCATGATACACGTTCCAATGCAGAGCTCATCTCTATGTGAACCTACAAACACGCTTAATACAGGTGgtgaagacaaaaaaataattgtgaaagAATGCAGCAGCTCAGATGATGTGTTCATAGACAGTCTGAAGAACTCATCTCTAATGACTTCTGAAGACCAAACGAAGCTGCTTGTGTCGAAACAAGACCTTCAAAGTGAATGCGAACATTTGTCTACAGGGAGTTTTGTTTCTTGCTATTCTACAAATGAGTTGGAGAAagaggaatctgtcagctccttTCTGGAGGAAAGCCAAGTCACCGTGAACAAGAAAGATGATTTATTAACCATGGAAGAGAAGTCTGGAGACCACCATGTAGTTAAGAGTGCAGAGAGCAGACTGGAGATGTTGCACATTACAGAGGGTGACACGCAAGGTGATGGGAAAGATGCTGAAACTTCAGAGTCCTACGAGAGCACAAACACAGAAAATGGTCAGTCGGACAAATTTTGTAATTTTACAGACTGGACATTGACACTGAGCTCTAACCCGCCAAGCAGCAGCTCAAAACTCGTGCAGATGGTCTTGTATGTCCATAACGTGAAAGGCTTAGTGCTGTCTCTCATAGGGGAAAGTGATTTTAAATACATTAAGGAGACCATTCAAGATGTG TATGACAGCACACTGGCTTCTCTCAATGGCTTAGAAGTTCATCTGAAGGAGACTTTACCAGTAGACAATAATAATTTATCAAAGAGCACCTACAACTTTACCCACTATGACTCTATTCAGAACACACTTACTG CCAATCTGCCATCAGCGTCGAGCACAAGTGACCAGTTCCAAAGAGCTGCCAACCTAATCCACTCCGACTTTAGCGTATGCTCAACTTTACAGGAGATGACTGTAAG